Below is a genomic region from Miscanthus floridulus cultivar M001 chromosome 1, ASM1932011v1, whole genome shotgun sequence.
TTTCCTGCAAATCTTTTTGGTCATTCAACTGATAAAAGGATAGAAGCAGTAAATTCAGAGCTTCAATACTGGACCAATCATTCCAATGTTCCAGTTACCAAAGTTGTTTTTGGACATTTCCCTATGTCATTCACTGCATCGTCTGAAAAAGGACAGCGATATGAAAGTGTGTTTGCAAGGCAGTCTATTTCAGCATACCTATGTGGTCATCTCCATGCAAAAGTTAGTAAGCAGCTTTGGAGGTATCATGAAATCAGAACAACAGAAGATCACAAGTCAAGCTTTTGGGAATGGGAACTTGGAGACTGGAAGGACTCCAGATTGATCAGGATTTTAGCAATAGATGGTGGTGCAGTCTCATTCATAGATCACACATTGAAACAGGCACTCCAAACTTCCATCTTGATCACATATCCAACAGATTCAAGAAGTATGAATATGTTGGACTCAGAAAAGTGGTCGATGAGAAATGATATAAATGTCCTTATTTTCTCTCATCAAGTTATCCGTAATGTGAGTGCTAGAGTCTTTGACTCTCATAGTGAGTTTAAGATTGTTGAGGAGATACCTCTGCAGCTTGTTGCCAGTACTTCTGCTCACAGACCTTTGTTCCATGCCAGATGGAATGCTGAAAATTACAGAAGCTCATCTGCTACTCGCTACTGGTTGCAGGTGTTTGTTCTTGATTCTCATGGTGTAAAAATTTCAAGTGAGCAGAGACCATTTTCTGTTGAGGGTAAGATGGCAATTCCCACAAGCCCATGGACCAACTATCTGCTCTTTGAAGTCCAGTGGGAAGACATGTATCAAGTTCTTCTGTGGAGTAATTTGGCCTTCACCATTGCATTGTTGTTCATCCCCAAACTATTGTATCATTTTGTTAGGAGAAGTTCATCATATCAAAGGTGGTCTGTGTCAATTCTGTCATCCCCTATCCAGCAGAGAAAAGCTTACTTTTGGTTGGTTTGGTTTTTAATGGAGGGCACAAGGAGTAAACCTTTCTGGTCTTCTATGGTAATATATGTGCTCTGGCTAATTGAAATGCCATGGTTTTGGGGTCATGCAACATCTGAAAATGGAGAAATTGCTCAAATGTACTTATCCGGATGGAGCGTGCCAGTTCATGATGGGGGCTTGATGGGCAACAAAGTGAGCAACCCAGATGTGCTTGTTATCACACTACCATTCCTATATCTGGTGGTTGTCCCTGTAATAGTCCTTATATATGGTCTGTTTGCAGAAAAGGCTATTGTATTTTTGCGTCACAGAAGAAGAATAGTATACTCTGCTGACTCATCAAATATGCATGCCGAGTCATCAAGCTTGCTGCCAGTTGCTCCAAGGGCTTTACTAATGAAATTCTCTGACAAGATGGTGTCCATGATGATCCAGTTTTGTGGTAGCTGGACAAGGAGGGCTCTTCTACTTACATGCTTGATCACTGCAGCAATACATTTGAAGGTACATCTTTCTGCCCCACAATCTTTCTGACAAGGCAGTTTTTCATGTATTAGTGTTGATAATGATGTTGATTTGTGTTTCTTGCAGCTCTGTTCAAAGCTAATGTCAGCTTATGGAATTGTACCAGTAGTCTTGTCACCCCCATTGACATGGATACCACTGTTGTTATTAGGTGGTGCTGCCTATTGTACAGTTCTCCATGTAGATTAGCACTCACTACCGTGCAATCCTGAAGTTAACTTATTTGTATGGGGGGATTAGCGCTCACAACTGTGCATTCCTGAAGTGAACTTAGTTGCAAGAAATGCATGAGTCGTAGGTTGCCATGGTGGCCGATCGAAGAGGATAAGGCCACTTTGAAATACGGGACTTCTTTTCTGTTTTCTGCATTTTTCCCGGTGAAATGAATTGATTCTTGAAAAAAATTATGTATAATTTATATGCTTTCAATAAAAGCAGAGTTGCATTTCTAATGCGCCCTAAATCTGTTACTGAACTAAGTTTTTTTTATACAATTAGAGCTTTAGAACGAGAGGTTTTAGTGAAGGTGACCCAGAGAGGCTCAGGAAGTCAGGAGAGGTTGCAACTTGCAAGATAAGGGACTGCTTAGATTTTGCAATGGACGTTCTTGCTCGGCCCACGGCCCAGCTCGCCTCACGCGTCCTTCACGGCCCATGGAAAAACGTCACTCATTTCTGCTCTGGTTCTATTTAGTAGTGATATAGGAGTGCAAACCAAAGAAAATGGCATTTTACGTCACGTGAACTTGTGCTGGAGTATACTGATCGCGCAAAGAAAAAATAACCAAACAAATACCAGAACACAGTGCACGCTCATACCGAACTGGAAGCTAGTTTTGGCGCTGATTAAGTACTGTACTAGACACTCTGACACAGCAAATGCATAACGAACCATATCGGCAAGTGTTTCTAGGTCGCCAAGGTGCCAATAAGTCACACTTACCAAAGGTAGCCACCATGAACACTGACAATAAAACTGAACTAGCGATAGTAAAATGCATAAAAAAGAACAGCACAGGGAAGGTCTTTAACAAGACCCTTCACTTAAGTTCATAACGGAACACAACCCAAAAGTTGTTAACACGCACAAAAGCACACCACGGCCTGCTTAGATTTCACCCGCCGCGCTAATCCTGTCCATTATATTGGCAACGACCTCCTTGGACTGACGAAGCAGGACGATGCTCTTCTTGAGGCGCTCACGCTTCGTTCCGGTGCTCGGCGACGGCGCGAGCATCTTCTCCACCCCGGCCAACTTGTTGCTCAGCAGCTCGTTGccgagctcctcctcgaggtccttCTCCACCAGCAGCTTGACGCTGAGAAGGACGTGCAGTGCCAGGCCATCAACGAGCCTCAGCACTATGCTCTTCCAGTACGCGGTCAGGCGCGCCCTCAGATCGAACGCCTTCCCTGCCAAGTCAGCGTACACCCTGAGATGCGACACGTCCACCTCGCCAAAGCCTTCCAGGGTGATCCTCGTCGGCTTCGACTtgtcctccaccgcctccatgaACTTCTCGTAGCCCTCCATGATCTCGGCCCATGTCTTCATGTAGTCGGGGTTGGCGGTGTAATCCGCCACCAGCTCCATCGCGATCAGCTCCTTGACGTGCTGCGCCGAGCGCAGCCGCGCCTTGTCCATCAGGGTCTGCACGGCGCGGCGGCAGGGCGACTGCATCTGCGGGAAGTTGTCGGATTGCTTCAGCAGAACCTTCATCACCAGCTCCTCCACGTACTCCCACACGCCGTTGACAAGGTCTTGAGGCACCTGATCAATGgtctccaccttcttcttgagCAGGACCAGAAACGCTGATCTCGGCAGGAAGTTGGGGAGATTGATGCCCTTCGTTTCCTCGAGGATGCGCACCTCCTCCATCAGAAACGGCTCCTTGGTGTTCGTCGGGCACTGAGCGGGCAGACTCTTTGCATATCCACTCAGCATCTCGGCGATGCGCGCCGTGCCATGGAACTCGCGATAGTCAGGGTACTCAGCGAAGTCGCCCCTGACCAGCACCTTCTCGAGTGAGTTGCAGACCTGCTTGACGATGTGGAAGAACACCCTGACCGCATCGGCGACGTTGTTCAGATCCTGCGGCATCTGGTCGAGCTCCGCGCTGCTGCGGCTGAGGCGGTCGTTGATCTGCTTCACGATGTCAGGGAGGCACTTGGCGATGATGGTGGCCTGTATCTGCATAAGCCTCTGGGCGAGGACCGGGATGCCGACCATGGACTTGTCGATCTTCGACAGCAGAGGGTGGTACTTGAACAGCCGCTCCTCCTCAACGCGCGCCTGGTCATACGTCTCGTCCCCGATGCGGTTGCGGACGCAGACGTAGCCGAGGCCGATGTGCACGTCGTCCATGGTGACCTTCTCAAGCAGGCCCTCGGGGGCCTTATCGACCTTGGTGACCACGGCGAGCGTGCGCTCCCCGGTGCGGTCCACCTGCTGCGACATACGGATGGACTCGCACGTGGGGAAGTCCACCGTGGCCGAGAGCACGTTGAGGATGATGCTCTCCTTCGGCGCGATGTACtccttgatgatcttggccacCTGGTCGTAGATGTCCTCGGGCTGCCCCTGCACGGGCACGCGCGTGATGCCGGGGAGGTCGACGAGCGTGAGGTCGGGCACGCCGCGCTTGCGCACGACGAGCGTGATGGGCGCATCGGAGATACCCTTGCCGCTCCCGGCGATCTCCGCGGTGGCGGCGTTGATGGCCTCCCCGACGTTGGCCTCGGTGGTGGTCACCACGCGGCCGTTGCTGTACTCGAGCTGGAGCTTGGGCGAGTCCGCGGAGGGGTCGTCCTGCAGGCGCATGACGAGGGGCACGCGCGTGCAGATCCCCTGGCCGCGCGGCAGGCTGATGCCGGCCAGGGACTCGAGCACGCTGGACTTGCCGCTGGACTGGtccccgacgacgacgatggtgggCAGCTGGATGCCCTCCTGCGTCACCTTGAGGTGGCGCAGCCGGTCCACCGCGTCGAGGAGCGGGCGGATCTGGTCGTCGTAGGAGACCGCGATGGCGCTCGCCGTCACCGCGCTGCCCGCGGCGCCAGCGACGTCACTCTTGCCGTCGTCGGCCGCACCCTTAGCCTGCTTAGGCCCCCCCATTTGAAGCTTCTTGGACATGTTGCGAAGTGCAAACAATGGTGGGTTACggtgtggtggactggtggtggtggagtgTGGCTGCTGGGTTCTTGAGCGATGTGTGAGAGGTTTTAGCCGGCATGATTTATATATATAGCGAGACGCGACGAGTGCCTCCACCACTGGGAGGGAAGGCGAAGGGGCGCGTTCCCAGAGCTTTGCCTGTGCAATGTGCATAGGATGATAGGAAGTCGTAGCGGCGCTGTTGGGAGATGAGCCGGTAGCACCGTACGTTGGCACTAGGAGTAGGCTAGTGGGCGGTTCGTTCCGGCTTCCGACGTAGGACATCATCATGCGCCGCGCAGAGCATTTCTCAGTGCAGCATTTACCATCTCTACCGTAACATTTGGATCTTTGTGTAGTGTTGCTATTTATTACGGCCTACCCGGATGCTTGCTTGGAAGACCGGCCCAGGTGAAAGAGCCCTCTGTGCTTAGCTGATATCGAGGCCGGCCCAGTGAAAAAGATCCATAACttgttcgcaaaaaaaaaaaagataaataacTAATGGGCTTCTGGAGCCTAGGCAAGGACTAAATTTGGACCCCGTAGCTCGAATTATTTTGGCCCAGCTAAAGAAAAGCTATGGCTTGGAGTGTGGCCAAGATTAGCTCGTGTGGGGCCCTGTAGCAATGTTTGCGAAATTCTGATTTCTGGTAGTGAAACAAAAGCTGCGCAATGCCGCAATAGAAGAAGCGTCCCAACTAGAGAATTATTGGTCCTCGTGGAGTACTGAATTAGCAAGAATAAGCTCGGGTTGATGGCAGAAGAATTGGTCTTGCGCATACAGCAAACTACGACATGATCAAATCTTTTTTTCTCGATCATACGCAAGGTTTGCGTGTCTTTGTATTAAGTAAGATAGAGAAGAGTTTAATACAACACGCCTTAACGGCGCCCTAGGGGTCAAAAGAGAAATACATGAATGCTCAGACCCTCCCTAGTGTACTGAAAGTTATGTTGTTACATTAGACACTGATCAACCG
It encodes:
- the LOC136502146 gene encoding dynamin-related protein 4C-like, which gives rise to MSKKLQMGGPKQAKGAADDGKSDVAGAAGSAVTASAIAVSYDDQIRPLLDAVDRLRHLKVTQEGIQLPTIVVVGDQSSGKSSVLESLAGISLPRGQGICTRVPLVMRLQDDPSADSPKLQLEYSNGRVVTTTEANVGEAINAATAEIAGSGKGISDAPITLVVRKRGVPDLTLVDLPGITRVPVQGQPEDIYDQVAKIIKEYIAPKESIILNVLSATVDFPTCESIRMSQQVDRTGERTLAVVTKVDKAPEGLLEKVTMDDVHIGLGYVCVRNRIGDETYDQARVEEERLFKYHPLLSKIDKSMVGIPVLAQRLMQIQATIIAKCLPDIVKQINDRLSRSSAELDQMPQDLNNVADAVRVFFHIVKQVCNSLEKVLVRGDFAEYPDYREFHGTARIAEMLSGYAKSLPAQCPTNTKEPFLMEEVRILEETKGINLPNFLPRSAFLVLLKKKVETIDQVPQDLVNGVWEYVEELVMKVLLKQSDNFPQMQSPCRRAVQTLMDKARLRSAQHVKELIAMELVADYTANPDYMKTWAEIMEGYEKFMEAVEDKSKPTRITLEGFGEVDVSHLRVYADLAGKAFDLRARLTAYWKSIVLRLVDGLALHVLLSVKLLVEKDLEEELGNELLSNKLAGVEKMLAPSPSTGTKRERLKKSIVLLRQSKEVVANIMDRISAAGEI
- the LOC136548164 gene encoding putative metallophosphoesterase At3g03305 isoform X1 translates to MASDLALPLFVLLFLFLLPTPCSSWQPADDGDASVSRSVFPMDGDVAWVVQVSDLHISTYNPERAAELALLGTALRAIRPHLLLVTGDITDAKNQQRTSSRQDEYEWVTYKKTIDAIVGQGGIDKSRIFDIRGNHDTYGVPYRGGKLDFFSTYSVNSQFKRLNTISSILLQGDRSYQFLGIDDTMSVGIRFPANLFGHSTDKRIEAVNSELQYWTNHSNVPVTKVVFGHFPMSFTASSEKGQRYESVFARQSISAYLCGHLHAKVSKQLWRYHEIRTTEDHKSSFWEWELGDWKDSRLIRILAIDGGAVSFIDHTLKQALQTSILITYPTDSRSMNMLDSEKWSMRNDINVLIFSHQVIRNVSARVFDSHSEFKIVEEIPLQLVASTSAHRPLFHARWNAENYRSSSATRYWLQVFVLDSHGVKISSEQRPFSVEGKMAIPTSPWTNYLLFEVQWEDMYQVLLWSNLAFTIALLFIPKLLYHFVRRSSSYQRWSVSILSSPIQQRKAYFWLVWFLMEGTRSKPFWSSMVIYVLWLIEMPWFWGHATSENGEIAQMYLSGWSVPVHDGGLMGNKVSNPDVLVITLPFLYLVVVPVIVLIYGLFAEKAIVFLRHRRRIVYSADSSNMHAESSSLLPVAPRALLMKFSDKMVSMMIQFCGSWTRRALLLTCLITAAIHLKLCSKLMSAYGIVPVVLSPPLTWIPLLLLGGAAYCTVLHVD
- the LOC136548164 gene encoding putative metallophosphoesterase At3g03305 isoform X2, coding for MASDLALPLFVLLFLFLLPTPCSSWQPADDGDASVSRSVFPMDGDVAWVVQVSDLHISTYNPERAAELALLGTALRAIRPHLLLVTGDITDAKNQQRTSSRQDEYEWVTYKKTIDAIVGQGGIDKSRIFDIRGNHDTYGVPYRGGKLDFFSTYSVNSQFKRLNTISSILLQGDRSYQFLGIDDTMSVGIRFPANLFGHSTDKRIEAVNSELQYWTNHSNVPVTKVVFGHFPMSFTASSEKGQRYESVFARQSISAYLCGHLHAKVSKQLWRYHEIRTTEDHKSSFWEWELGDWKDSRLIRILAIDGGAVSFIDHTLKQALQTSILITYPTDSRSMNMLDSEKWSMRNDINVLIFSHQVIRNVSARVFDSHSEFKIVEEIPLQLVASTSAHRPLFHARWNAENYRSSSATRYWLQVFVLDSHGVKISSEQRPFSVEGKMAIPTSPWTNYLLFEVQWEDMYQVLLWSNLAFTIALLFIPKLLYHFVRRSSSYQRWSVSILSSPIQQRKAYFWLVWFLMEGTRSKPFWSSMVIYVLWLIEMPWFWGHATSENGEIAQMYLSGWSVPVHDGGLMGNKKRLLYFCVTEEE